Part of the Methanolobus chelungpuianus genome is shown below.
TATTTAATGCGAACCTTATGACCTTCAACATTTATTATGGTGAAAACATTGGATAAAAAATGCTGGATTTGCGGCAGGGAAGATTACATGCCCTTCAAATGCCGTTTTTGTGGAAAGGTCTTCTGTCCTCAGCACAGGCTTCCGGAACAGCATGCATGCGAAGGCCTTGAGCACTTAAAGCAGTATGGTGCCGACGGGTCTGACCGTGCTTACAGGCAGTCAGGGTCAGATGATCTTGTAAAAGGCATGCTGAAAAGCACTGCAAAATATGCAGCAAAGAGCGCTGTCCGGGGAATGCGCGACAACATAAGCTATTCCATGAAAAGCAGCCCCTCCATGGCTATAATCTATCTTTGCCTGTTCTCATTCTTCCTGCAGCTTGTCCCGGGGTACTTTGATGCTTTAAAACTGGTCCCGGATCTGCTGATTGCCCGTCCCTGGACACTGGTCACGCACATGTTCCTTCATGTTGGATTCTTCCACCTGTTCTTCAATATGCTGGTGCTTTTCTTCTTCGGACCAGAACTTGAACGCAGGGCTGGGAAAGGCACTTTCCTGAAAGTATATTTTATTGCAGGCATCGTGGCTGCCTTGGGCTACTCGCTGACAAGTTCACAGCCCGTTGTCGGGGCCAGCGGCGCCATAATGGGAGTGTTCGCAGCGCTTGCAGTGATCGCACCTGAGATACGTGTTTACGTGTATTTCATACCCATGAGGATAGTTCATGCGCTGATCCTGTTCGCACTGGTGGATTTTATCTTCCTCGGTGCCAACGATATGGTTGCCCATACCGCCCACCTGACTGGGATACTCATAGGCCTGGTCATGGGGCTGAGGATCAAGAAAGACCAGCGGCGATCCGGCTGGCATGACCCGTATCGCTATTGAAGAAGGTGGGATGCCTGGATAAGGATATGACTCGTCTTAAGAGCCTGTTCCCGAGGCCTGAAGAGAACGAAGAGATCCCTATCCAGCTCATCGACATGCAGCAAAAGCTGGCGGGCTGGTCCCCAAAACTCAGGCGTTCTGTGTACGTGGATGACTTCAAGGATACTGAGGATCTTAAAAGAGTAAGGGATGTAACCCTTCTCCGTGTATACAACTGGTTTCTCGATGGTGAGAGCCTGATCGAGTTATCTGAGATGGAAAAGGCCCAGTTCGAATCCATTATGGATATGTTTATAAAACATGGTGGAGAAATCCGTTATACAAGGAAGAAAGTTGGGGGAAGGCTGGCCAATTACTTCAGATTAGAGACAGGCCGCGAGTCAGAAAAGGAAATGGAGGCACGATCGCTCTCCGATATTCTGTGATCCCGGATACGGGTTTGAGTAACTGGCCATAATATTTATGATGTCCAGTAACAATTATATGCTATCAGGATTAAGATTTACCTATTGTACTGTCATTAATTATGAACCTATTATATCTATATAATCTTATGAATCATTATAGTGAGGAATCATGGCCAACGTGAAAACCGGACTGAACTCGATAGTTAAGTATCTTAGTACAAAGAAAGAAACTGGCAGACGCAGTATTGGTCTTCTTGTCGATGGCCCCAATGTGCTCAGGAAGGAGTTCAATGTCAATCTCGAAGAGATAAGGGATGTGCTGAAGGAATACGGTAATGTCAAGATAGGGCGTGTGTTCCTCAACCAGTATGCATCTGACAAACTTGTGGAAGCCATTGAGAACAACGGTTTCGAGCCTATTATCTGCTCCAGCGATGTGGATGTCAGGCTTGCAGTGGAGGGGATGGAGCTTGTTTACAATCCCACCATAGATACCCTTGCCCTGGTCACGAGGGATGCTGACTTCAAGCCGCTGCTCAATAAGGCCAATGAGCACGGGAAGGAAACCATCATCTTTGGTGTTGAGCCTGGTTTCTCGACTGCCCTGCGTAACTCTGCCGACTATGTCATCATTCTGGAGAACGACCGCATGAACTACTATGAGGATTTCGTTTCAGCCACTACTGGTCAGGAAGAGGACAAGGCACTGGATGTGGCAGAAGATGATCATGTGCCGGGCCACCGCAGGAAAAAAGGTACGGTTGTGGATTATTAGGCTGCACAGATCTCGTTGATCATCTCTTTAAGCCTTCTGGGGGATATCCCCTTTTTTGCCTCGGTGCAGTTCTTTATCCTTTCAAGCAGGGCGCAGAGCTGGTCCTTCTCAAGGTTGTATCCCATGCTTTTAGTAATGCCCCTGAGTGCTTTCATCCCTGTGTGCTTCCCCACTATCAGGTGACGGGTACCTCCGACCATCTCGGGGCTGAAAAGCTCGTAGGTCCTGGGCTCCTCAAGTATGGCACAGACATGTATGCCTGACTCGTGTGAGAAGGCATGTTGACCTACGATGGCCTTGGTGATCGCAGGCCGGATGCCTGAGAACTCATTCACCATTCCTGAAAGCTTCATCAGTCTTGTAGTGTCATACCTTTCAATCCCGTATTGCACCCTCAGGGAAACAAGGACTTCCTCCAGGGAGGCGTTCCCCGCCCTCTCACCGATTGCATTGACAGTTGTGTGGAGCTGCTTTGCTCCTGCTTCTGCAGCGGCCAGCGTATTCGCGGTTGCCATTCCAAGGTCGTTGTGACAGTGGATACAGATGGGTGTGCGTACCACTTTCTTTATCTCACTGACAAGATAGTGGGTGGTGGCCGGGGAAAGTATCCCGATGGTATCTGCAATGCTGACATAGTCCACCCTGTACTCCTCTGCAGCCATGAAAGCTTTCTTCAGTACATTGATATCAGTTCTTGAGCCGTCCTCTGCTGCGAACCTGACGCCTACCCCATGGTCCTTGGCATACTGCACAGCCTCCATAGCACTGGAAAACATCTCCTCGTAGGTCTTATGATATTTGTACTTGAGGTGCAGCTCTGACATGGCTATGAATATGCTGATAAAATCGACATCACAATCCACAGCAGTTTCCACATCACTGATAACAGAACGTGAAAGGCAGCAGGTCTTGGCATTGAGGCCCATGCTCGCTATCTCTTTCACTATGGCCTTTTCATCGGATGATACTACCGGGAAGCCTGATTCGATGATCTCGACTCCCACTGCGTCAAGCTCAGTTGCAAGCGCTATCTTTTCCTCCCTGGTAAAAACAACACCTGGTGTCTGTTCTCCGTCACGGAGTGTGACATCGCAGATCTCGATATCAAGAGGCTTCAGATCAAGGTAATCGACAAGTTTATTCCTGGAATACGCTTCGATTTGTGACATGCTCTTTTTTCCTGTGGATGACGAAAGTCCCTGTTACATATTTAAGTTTTAGGATTTTAAGCCTTTTTTGTCAGGGGATGAGGCTGTGATACCTGCGCTCGAACGGCAATCTTTATCTGGTGAGAGGAAGGTAAGTGCCTGCATGCTTGGTGGATCTGATCACGGGGTGAGCTCTGATCCTGAGTTGCCCGGGACCAGGCCCGCATTGAACATGGATCATGTAAGTTTGCTCTGTACCTTTTCGTAGAAACCGTTAACGGAACTACTGACAAACCTTGCCGGATACTTTGCTCTTGTAAGTGTGACGACATCTCTGGCCTTTATGCCGTATGTGTGCTGCCCGTCAATGACAATGACTGCTTCCTTCTCAGGGATCACCATCTCCACCTTAATGGTGCTGGATGCGGGAACCACCCAGGGTCTTGCCGAAAGCTTGAACGGTGCCAGGGGTACCACAAGGGAAGCATCGACCCTGGGGTCAACAATAGGCCCTCCTGCGCTCATGGCATAGGCCGTTGATCCGGTAGGGGTTGCAATGACCACTCCGTCTGCCCGGAGTTCCTCGATAAGTGATTCATCGAGAGATACCCTGAAAGTAAGTATCTTTGCAGGCCTTGCAGTGATGAACACAACTTCGTTGGTCGCAGGGGGAAGCGTCTCCCCGTTGAACATGACGCCCAGTCGGCTGCGTTCCGTGAAACTGAATCCCTTCAGCACGTCCTCGACTGCGCTGAGGGCTTCCTCTGGCTGCACATCAACAAGGAAACCAAGTGTGCCCATGTTGATACCAAGCACAGGGAGAGGGTCTTCCATCTTGGAAATGTTACGGAGGACGGTGCCGTCACCTCCGATGGATATGACCAGCTCGGCGCCTGCCTGTCTCATTTTGTCAACAGGGACAGCCCTATCTCCTCTTCCCAGATGCTCTGCGGTCTTTGGGGACATCACTATATCCACCTTGTTCCCGAAGGTCTGCACGATACTTTCGGCCATCTCAAGGGCCTCACGGTTATCGTAACGTGACACAATTCCTATCTTTTTAACCCTCATGCCAACTTCCTGCCATAAGCTTCAAGATATCGTCGTGCGCATGCCCGTTGGATGCAACCATGTACACTTTGTTCATTATACTGTCCTCCAGGTGAAGGGGAGCACCCGAGCCGTTGGTGACCATCCCTCCTGCCTCCTCTATTATCAGCTTGCCGGCTGCGACATCCGTCAGGCGCAGGGAACCGCGCACATCGACGAATGCATCGAATTTACCTGCAGCTACATAACATAGCTCAAGCGCCACGCTTCCAAGTATCCTTACTCTTCTGACCTGCCTGCAGAGCATGATAGTGGCCTTGATATGCGGCCTGTATCCATAGACACTTATACAGAATTTGCTTATGTCCGGCTTATTAGATATTTCTATTCTCTGCGAATTAAGGAAAGCCCCTTGTCCCCTCTGAGCGTGGAAAATATCTCCGGTTGCCATGTTCTTCACATACCCGAAGCATACTTCCTCCTCGCAGGCGTGTTTGAATGCGAGGGATATGCTGTAGAAAGGGATCCCGAAGCATGCATTATAGGTTCCGTCAATGGGATCTACTATTATGGTATACTCAGGGGATGGGCCTATTATCTTTTCACCACACTCCTCGCTGAGTATACGCATGGATCTGCCCTCTTGCGAGAGTATTTCCAGAATGATCCTTTCCGATATGTCGTCTATGGCCTTTGTGGGAGTGCCGTCAGCTCCCATGTAAAGCGTGTTGCCGGCCCTGAGCGTTCCCACGATATCCTTGATCCTGTCCTGGACAGCATCGGCTATCCTGTCGCTCAAGCCCAGAAAATAATCAGCTTCAGCCATAAGGAGAATGGGTATCAGATACCCATTGCCCTGTTTGTCTTGGCTATTGATCTTGCGCCGTCCTTCTCAAGCTCCATCATGGAGCGGATAGCATCCACATTGTCCGGGATCACAATGGATTCCTGGTGGATGGCCTGGAAGAAATAGAGTTCGCCTTCATGCATGGTGACGGAGTCATCCCACACGCAGTTCTCCCACATGTCGTTCCTTGGGCGCCCGAGATCCCTTCCAAGTTCGATTATCTCTGCAGTGGAGCCAATGCCCTGGCCTATGAGCCTTACGCGGGACTGCTCTTTGAATATGCTCCTCACGTCCTCCGCGGAGCATTCTTTATCAAGCTCCATGTTGACTGTATGCACGTGCATGAGGGTTGTAGGAAGCTTTACTGCAGTTGACACGATATTGATGTGAGGCATCACCATCTTGACATCGGGGCCGTGGTGTGAAGGCAGTTTGATCGGGTTTGGCACTATTGCGTTGATAGGTCCCTTCTTCACATCCCTGGGGTCGGCTGCCCTTCTCATGAGGGTCACCCTTACCTTGTTGACCCCGAACTGCCGGTCCAGCGGGTAAATGACCCTGCACAGCCCGGTAGTGTTACAGGATACCACCCTTACAAAGTCCTTCCCGAAAGCTTCCTCATAGTTGGCTGATGCATTGAAGGAAACTCCTGCAAGCTCATGCTCCTCGCCGCCCTGCCATATGGCCTTGACGCCTGCCTTCTCGTAAAGGCCCTTGTTCTCCTCTCCGACACCGCCAGGAGTACAGTCGACCACAACATCGGCGTTGGCGACCATATCCTCTATGGTGCCCGCCACGGGTATGCCTGCCTTTTTCATTGCATCTGCCTTCTCTGTAAGGGTGTATACAGGATAACCCTTCTCGTGTGCAAGCATGGTCTCGAAGTTGGGTCTGGTCTTGGAAATGCCCACGACCTCCATGTCATTCTGCAGGTTCACCGCATCTGCAACTCTCTTACCTATGGTGCCGTAACCGTTTATTGCCACTTTTACCTTAGCCATCTCTTGTACCTTCTGTCTAGTATTTGATCTGTCGATGTTTTGTAAATTGAAAATAGACCCGTGAAGGGTCTGTATCCTGTCCGGATGCAAACTTTTTGAGTAGGTATATCATTATCCGATTATTATAGTTTCCCCTTTTGAGAAATCGACCTCTTTGATAGAACCTGCTACGGTCTCCTTCTCGCCAAGAATACTATAAAGCTCGACGGAGCCACCCACAACAAGCATCTTTGTAACGGATTCCATAACTGTTTTGCGCTCACCGTCCTTCAGGAGCACCACTTTAAGCTCGCACATCCTATTCCTCCCTATTCTAACAACCTGGCCACAGAACATCCCAGAGGGGCGCCTATATCTTCTCCCACCGGACCGCACTTAACCTTTAATAAATAGGCTATAGGTCTATAATTCTCTTCTGACATGGTCTCATAATTGGCCATGCCTTTACTGATAATGAGGGATGCGTTTGCCAGCGCTTCTTTCAGCTCTGCAGGCGCCTCATCCATAGAGACGCCGATGGCATTGGAACCCGTGGTAAGCACACGGTCCACCTTTTCCGCAATCCTGAACCTTTCAACCTCATCCATCGTCGCATCGTTCAGTATGGGAGCGCCGCGCACGACCAGTGTGATCTTCCCACCCAGCTTTCTGATGACCTCGAAGACCAGTGTATCGATGAGGATCTCCCCGCAGTTATCTGCAAGATAAACCACGTCATCCAGCCTTTTCAGCATCCCGTCCGTATCATCTATATCCAGGCCCCGCCTGAAATGCTCTGTGAACGTCCTGTCAAAGATATCGATGGGCACATCCAGTCCCATGACCCCGTAATCAAAGTAGTTCCCGATAACTGCTGCGAGCACGGCACGCCTGAAAGTGGCCGCATCATTGCTGTCACCATTGAACACATGGGACCTGATCACAGGAAGGAACCTTTCTGCTGTCCTGCTGCTCAGCTCCTTCTTTTCTCTGTAGGGATCATTATCGTCGAGTATCTCGTAGGCTTTCCTGTGCATCAATGTTGAGAGGGCTGCAGCAGGCATTCCCGGAGTATATTTGCTGTTCAGGATTTCTATCCCTCCCCGGATGGCCCTGTGGGTCAGTTCCTCGTCAGCCGTGGATAGCTCCGCTTCCATGTGTATCCTTGAGAGCAGGCAGTATGTGCATCGTGGGTGGATCTTCATTGGATCATCTCTTTCTGGTGAAATTGTAGTATCTTTAACAGGCCGGCCTTGTCTGGCTGAAATTATTGCAACCCTGCTAATATAAGAAAAGGCAAATAAGCTTTGTGTGGCTTTTGCCCTGGTGTCCTGCCATGCTGAACAGCTTTAAATGCCATACGCTCTATTAACTGCCTTCATGGTACTGGAGACTGCCTTACTGCTTATCCTGAGTCTGCTGATGATCACCAAGGGGGCTGACTGGTTCGTTGAATCAGCAGTTTCCATCTCTGAGAAGAGCGGTATCCCAAAGATCATAGTAGGCGCCACTATAGTCAGTTTTGCCACTACGTCTCCGGAGTTTGCAGTATCTGTAACGGCAGCGCATATGGGACACGTTGACCTTTCAGTAGGCAATGCAGTAGGGTCTGCCATATGTAATATCGGCCTTGTGCTGGGCTTTATCGTTGCTATCCGGGTCATTGATGTTGATAAGCACAGTTTCCTGCGTAAAGGCGCTTTTATG
Proteins encoded:
- a CDS encoding homocitrate synthase family protein; its protein translation is MSQIEAYSRNKLVDYLDLKPLDIEICDVTLRDGEQTPGVVFTREEKIALATELDAVGVEIIESGFPVVSSDEKAIVKEIASMGLNAKTCCLSRSVISDVETAVDCDVDFISIFIAMSELHLKYKYHKTYEEMFSSAMEAVQYAKDHGVGVRFAAEDGSRTDINVLKKAFMAAEEYRVDYVSIADTIGILSPATTHYLVSEIKKVVRTPICIHCHNDLGMATANTLAAAEAGAKQLHTTVNAIGERAGNASLEEVLVSLRVQYGIERYDTTRLMKLSGMVNEFSGIRPAITKAIVGQHAFSHESGIHVCAILEEPRTYELFSPEMVGGTRHLIVGKHTGMKALRGITKSMGYNLEKDQLCALLERIKNCTEAKKGISPRRLKEMINEICAA
- a CDS encoding type II glyceraldehyde-3-phosphate dehydrogenase is translated as MAKVKVAINGYGTIGKRVADAVNLQNDMEVVGISKTRPNFETMLAHEKGYPVYTLTEKADAMKKAGIPVAGTIEDMVANADVVVDCTPGGVGEENKGLYEKAGVKAIWQGGEEHELAGVSFNASANYEEAFGKDFVRVVSCNTTGLCRVIYPLDRQFGVNKVRVTLMRRAADPRDVKKGPINAIVPNPIKLPSHHGPDVKMVMPHINIVSTAVKLPTTLMHVHTVNMELDKECSAEDVRSIFKEQSRVRLIGQGIGSTAEIIELGRDLGRPRNDMWENCVWDDSVTMHEGELYFFQAIHQESIVIPDNVDAIRSMMELEKDGARSIAKTNRAMGI
- a CDS encoding rhomboid family intramembrane serine protease, whose product is MVKTLDKKCWICGREDYMPFKCRFCGKVFCPQHRLPEQHACEGLEHLKQYGADGSDRAYRQSGSDDLVKGMLKSTAKYAAKSAVRGMRDNISYSMKSSPSMAIIYLCLFSFFLQLVPGYFDALKLVPDLLIARPWTLVTHMFLHVGFFHLFFNMLVLFFFGPELERRAGKGTFLKVYFIAGIVAALGYSLTSSQPVVGASGAIMGVFAALAVIAPEIRVYVYFIPMRIVHALILFALVDFIFLGANDMVAHTAHLTGILIGLVMGLRIKKDQRRSGWHDPYRY
- a CDS encoding TIGR00288 family NYN domain-containing protein — encoded protein: MANVKTGLNSIVKYLSTKKETGRRSIGLLVDGPNVLRKEFNVNLEEIRDVLKEYGNVKIGRVFLNQYASDKLVEAIENNGFEPIICSSDVDVRLAVEGMELVYNPTIDTLALVTRDADFKPLLNKANEHGKETIIFGVEPGFSTALRNSADYVIILENDRMNYYEDFVSATTGQEEDKALDVAEDDHVPGHRRKKGTVVDY
- a CDS encoding NAD(+)/NADH kinase gives rise to the protein MRVKKIGIVSRYDNREALEMAESIVQTFGNKVDIVMSPKTAEHLGRGDRAVPVDKMRQAGAELVISIGGDGTVLRNISKMEDPLPVLGINMGTLGFLVDVQPEEALSAVEDVLKGFSFTERSRLGVMFNGETLPPATNEVVFITARPAKILTFRVSLDESLIEELRADGVVIATPTGSTAYAMSAGGPIVDPRVDASLVVPLAPFKLSARPWVVPASSTIKVEMVIPEKEAVIVIDGQHTYGIKARDVVTLTRAKYPARFVSSSVNGFYEKVQSKLT
- a CDS encoding CooT family nickel-binding protein — its product is MCELKVVLLKDGERKTVMESVTKMLVVGGSVELYSILGEKETVAGSIKEVDFSKGETIIIG
- a CDS encoding damage-control phosphatase ARMT1 family protein; amino-acid sequence: MKIHPRCTYCLLSRIHMEAELSTADEELTHRAIRGGIEILNSKYTPGMPAAALSTLMHRKAYEILDDNDPYREKKELSSRTAERFLPVIRSHVFNGDSNDAATFRRAVLAAVIGNYFDYGVMGLDVPIDIFDRTFTEHFRRGLDIDDTDGMLKRLDDVVYLADNCGEILIDTLVFEVIRKLGGKITLVVRGAPILNDATMDEVERFRIAEKVDRVLTTGSNAIGVSMDEAPAELKEALANASLIISKGMANYETMSEENYRPIAYLLKVKCGPVGEDIGAPLGCSVARLLE
- a CDS encoding bifunctional fructose-bisphosphatase/inositol-phosphate phosphatase, yielding MAEADYFLGLSDRIADAVQDRIKDIVGTLRAGNTLYMGADGTPTKAIDDISERIILEILSQEGRSMRILSEECGEKIIGPSPEYTIIVDPIDGTYNACFGIPFYSISLAFKHACEEEVCFGYVKNMATGDIFHAQRGQGAFLNSQRIEISNKPDISKFCISVYGYRPHIKATIMLCRQVRRVRILGSVALELCYVAAGKFDAFVDVRGSLRLTDVAAGKLIIEEAGGMVTNGSGAPLHLEDSIMNKVYMVASNGHAHDDILKLMAGSWHEG